The following coding sequences lie in one Nakaseomyces glabratus chromosome I, complete sequence genomic window:
- the GLO4 gene encoding hydroxyacylglutathione hydrolase GLO4 (CAGL0I00924g~Ortholog(s) have hydroxyacylglutathione hydrolase activity, role in methylglyoxal catabolic process to D-lactate via S-lactoyl-glutathione and cytosol, mitochondrial matrix, nucleus localization): MHVKPIKMRWHTGGVNYSYLVSNQDQTTSWLIDPAEPHEVWPELSESERESVVALVNTHHHYDHAGGNTSLLKQFKETVGKPLQVIGGSEECDNVTLIPTHSQKLKIGNLDVTCIRTPCHTQDSVCYYIRDPETDERCIFTGDTLFTAGCGRFFEGTGEEMDAALNKYILEGVGKNNWSSTLVYPGHEYTKSNVKFVRSKIYPTTNVNSRFDELERFCNEHEVTTGKFTLADELLFNPFMKLDDPIVRAAVGDSENQWTSAAVMDKLRKMKNAM; the protein is encoded by the coding sequence ATGCATGTTAAGCCAATTAAGATGAGATGGCACACAGGTGGTGTCAACTACAGTTATCTGGTCAGCAACCAGGACCAAACCACATCTTGGTTAATTGATCCAGCTGAGCCGCATGAAGTCTGGCCAGAGTTGTCAGAGAGCGAAAGGGAAAGTGTAGTGGCGTTAGTCAATACTCATCACCACTATGACCATGCTGGTGGTAACACTAGTTTGCTAAAGCAATTTAAGGAGACTGTTGGCAAGCCATTGCAAGTAATTGGTGGCTCTGAGGAGTGTGACAATGTTACATTGATTCCAACACATTCACAGAAGCTAAAGATTGGTAATTTGGATGTTACATGCATTAGGACTCCATGCCATACACAGGACTCTGTATGCTACTACATAAGAGACCCGGAAACTGACGAAAGATGTATCTTTACTGGTGACACCCTGTTTACTGCTGGTTGTGGTAGATTCTTTGAAGGTACCGGCGAAGAGATGGATGCCGCTCTGAACAAGTATATATTAGAAGGTGTCGGCAAGAACAATTGGTCTAGTACTCTTGTGTACCCGGGCCATGAATACACAAAGAGCAATGTCAAGTTTGTTCGTAGTAAGATTTATCCAACTACTAACGTAAACAGCAGGTTTGATGAATTGGAAAGATTTTGCAACGAGCATGAAGTTACTACTGGTAAATTCACATTGGCCGATGAATTGCTATTCAATCCTTTCATGAAACTAGACGATCCTATAGTTAGAGCTGCTGTAGGTGATTCAGAGAACCAATGGACATCTGCTGCTGTCATGGACAAGCTGAgaaagatgaagaatgCCATGTAA